One genomic window of Roseobacter ponti includes the following:
- a CDS encoding tetratricopeptide repeat protein — translation MRTLLIASLLLPTIVCADGGDVEPPAPPASDCKGAQVFDEKSGKCVDAKESGLDRDQLYTTVRQLAWAGRYHDAQNVLDAMDPHDPGRLTYMGFTHRKLGNTGLAMMFYREAIDRDPANITARSYMGQGFVEQGQVTKAIAQLQAIRRHGGSGTWSETSLRNAIATGATYNY, via the coding sequence ATGAGAACCCTGCTGATCGCGTCCCTGCTTTTGCCCACTATCGTTTGTGCTGACGGCGGCGATGTTGAGCCGCCCGCCCCGCCTGCATCTGATTGCAAAGGCGCGCAGGTCTTTGATGAAAAGTCCGGCAAATGCGTCGATGCCAAAGAAAGCGGCCTCGACCGGGATCAACTTTATACCACCGTGCGACAACTGGCATGGGCCGGACGCTACCACGATGCGCAGAACGTTCTCGATGCGATGGATCCCCACGATCCGGGCCGTCTTACCTATATGGGCTTCACCCACCGCAAGCTGGGCAACACCGGTCTGGCCATGATGTTCTATCGCGAGGCGATTGACCGCGATCCGGCAAATATAACGGCGCGATCTTATATGGGTCAGGGTTTTGTCGAACAGGGTCAGGTGACCAAAGCCATCGCCCAGTTGCAGGCCATCCGGCGACACGGAGGCAGCGGCACCTGGTCTGAGACCTCGCTGCGCAACGCGATCGCTACCGGGGCAACTTATAACTACTGA
- a CDS encoding flagellar motor switch protein FliG — protein sequence MVPMTSFPALPGGSNTGTPAKLSRRAKAAVVVRLLLNEGADIPLEDLPENLQAQLTQQMGSMRFVDRDTLSDVIGEFAGELESIGLSFPGGIAGALDALDGRISKQTAARLRKEAGVREYGDPWERLQQLGTEKLLPVLQNESTEIAAVLLSKIDVKRAAELLGQLPGPEARRITYAVSLTSAVTPDAVDRIGLSLAAQLDAEPVGAFDSGPVERVGAILNSTTSTTRDDVLEGLDETDAGFAEMVRRAIFTFGNIPQRIAARDIPRVVRGLDQDMLITALAGAGAAGVQKSADFILENMSGRMADQLREAVEERESVKTSDMEEATATIVRSIREMEASGELLLIVDDEDGG from the coding sequence ATGGTACCTATGACCTCCTTCCCGGCGCTGCCGGGCGGGAGCAACACCGGCACACCGGCAAAGCTGAGCCGCCGGGCAAAAGCGGCCGTTGTGGTCCGGCTGCTGCTGAATGAAGGCGCTGATATTCCGCTTGAGGATCTGCCGGAGAACCTTCAGGCACAGCTCACACAGCAGATGGGGTCCATGCGCTTTGTGGATCGCGACACTCTCTCTGACGTGATCGGTGAGTTTGCCGGAGAGCTGGAGAGCATCGGCCTGTCCTTTCCGGGCGGTATCGCGGGTGCCTTGGATGCGCTTGACGGACGGATCTCCAAACAGACCGCTGCGCGGCTGCGCAAAGAGGCCGGCGTGCGCGAATACGGCGACCCCTGGGAACGGCTGCAACAGCTTGGCACCGAGAAGCTCCTGCCGGTGCTTCAGAACGAAAGTACCGAAATTGCCGCGGTTTTATTGTCTAAAATTGATGTGAAACGCGCAGCCGAGCTGCTGGGCCAGCTGCCCGGGCCCGAGGCGCGGCGCATTACCTATGCCGTGTCCCTGACCAGTGCGGTCACACCGGATGCGGTCGACAGGATTGGTCTGTCGCTTGCAGCCCAGCTTGATGCGGAGCCTGTCGGGGCCTTTGACAGCGGCCCGGTCGAGCGCGTGGGCGCAATCCTGAATTCCACGACATCGACGACCCGCGACGATGTGCTCGAAGGGCTTGACGAGACGGACGCCGGTTTTGCGGAAATGGTGCGTCGGGCGATCTTTACCTTCGGCAATATACCGCAACGGATTGCGGCACGGGATATCCCCCGTGTTGTTCGCGGTCTCGACCAGGACATGCTGATTACCGCCCTCGCCGGTGCCGGTGCCGCAGGGGTTCAGAAATCGGCTGATTTCATCCTGGAAAACATGTCCGGACGCATGGCCGATCAGCTGCGCGAAGCGGTGGAAGAGCGGGAAAGCGTCAAAACCTCTGACATGGAAGAGGCGACCGCGACGATTGTCCGGTCCATCCGCGAAATGGAAGCCAGCGGCGAGCTTCTGCTTATTGTCGATGACGAAGACGGCGGCTGA
- a CDS encoding DUF1223 domain-containing protein: MRRLMQAIFAGALFISPLQAQDAPVVVELYTSQGCSSCPPADDLFHQIAGRDDVIALALHVDYWDYIGWKDQFADPRNAQRQRAYATAAGRRSIYTPEMIVNGLTDIIGAKPMQLSEAIAAHKAQPAPVLVSLRRNGESVQISAEAKQPPTGALIVQMVRYVPEREADITRGENAGRRIVYSNVTQDWKILGEWDGRAPLDIEAPAPGAEAVVVLIQEKGMGPIVGAAQLR; encoded by the coding sequence ATGCGACGACTGATGCAGGCTATTTTCGCCGGCGCACTTTTCATCTCACCGCTCCAGGCCCAGGACGCACCTGTTGTGGTCGAGCTTTATACCTCTCAGGGATGCTCTTCCTGTCCGCCTGCGGATGATCTTTTTCATCAGATCGCCGGTCGTGATGACGTCATCGCGCTCGCGCTGCATGTTGATTACTGGGATTACATCGGGTGGAAAGATCAGTTCGCCGATCCGCGCAATGCGCAGCGCCAGCGGGCTTATGCCACCGCGGCAGGGCGCCGGTCGATCTATACGCCGGAGATGATTGTGAACGGTCTGACCGATATTATCGGCGCCAAACCGATGCAGCTCTCCGAGGCGATCGCTGCGCATAAAGCACAGCCTGCACCGGTTCTTGTGTCATTGCGCCGCAACGGTGAGAGCGTGCAGATCTCAGCCGAGGCAAAGCAGCCCCCCACAGGTGCGCTGATCGTTCAGATGGTCCGTTATGTGCCGGAGCGGGAGGCCGACATTACCCGTGGTGAAAACGCGGGCCGGAGAATTGTCTATTCGAACGTGACCCAGGACTGGAAAATTCTGGGCGAGTGGGACGGGCGCGCACCGCTGGACATCGAAGCGCCGGCACCGGGTGCCGAAGCCGTGGTCGTACTCATCCAGGAAAAAGGCATGGGGCCGATCGTCGGCGCGGCACAGCTGCGCTGA
- the acnA gene encoding aconitate hydratase AcnA, with translation MPITVGHDSSETRKTLTSGAQSVDYYSIEAATAAGLGDFSKLPAALKVVLENMLRFEDGKTVTTDDIRAFAEWAEKGGKNPREIAYRPARVLLQDFTGVPAVVDLAAMRDAIISLGGDAEKINPLNPVDLVIDHSVMIDEFGNPRAFQMNVDREYERNMERYTFLKWGQKAFNNFRVVPPGTGICHQVNLEYLAQTVWTDTDQDGKEVAYPDTLVGTDSHTTMVNGAAVLGWGVGGIEAEAAMLGQPISMLIPEVVGFELTGTMMEGTTGTDLVLKVVEMLREKGVVSKFVEFFGEGLDRLPLADRATIANMAPEYGATCGFFPIDKETLRYLTNTGRDKDRVALVEAYAKANGMWRDESYAPVYSDTLHLDMSTIVPAISGPKRPQDYIALTEAASAFGAYIKGQRPEPSARDSEQDEMTAEGGAPAPHHIPGDIGHHNVAAVKGEDYKLHDGSIVIASITSCTNTSNPYVMIGAGLVARKARERGLTRKPWVKTSLAPGSQVVSAYLEAAELQEDLDAIGFNLVGYGCTTCIGNSGPIQKELSDAIAEGDLIATSVLSGNRNFEGRISPDVRANYLASPPLVVAYALAGDMNIDIAKDPLGQDQDGNDVYLKDIWPTSKEIADLVEETVTRDSFQEKYADVFKGDDKWRGVETTDSKTYNWPPTSTYVQNPPYFKDMGKEPGVITNIENASVLAILGDMITTDHISPAGSFKDTTPAGQYLIERQVPQREFNSYGSRRGNHEVMMRGTFANIRIKNEMLDNVEGGYTKGPDGAQTSIYDAAMAYQDAGTPLVIFGGEQYGAGSSRDWAAKGTALLGVKAVIAESFERIHRSNLVGMGVIPFEFTGDDTRKSLGLTGDETVSISGLDTIKPLQEVPCTIVMGDGSSREITLKCRIDTAIEIEYIEHGGVLHYVLRNLAQAA, from the coding sequence ATGCCCATTACCGTTGGTCACGACAGTTCTGAAACCCGTAAAACCCTGACATCCGGCGCGCAGAGCGTCGATTATTACTCGATAGAGGCGGCAACAGCCGCGGGATTGGGTGATTTCTCGAAGCTTCCGGCAGCGCTCAAGGTTGTGCTGGAAAATATGCTGCGCTTTGAGGATGGCAAAACGGTCACCACCGACGATATCCGTGCCTTTGCGGAATGGGCTGAGAAAGGCGGGAAGAACCCGCGCGAGATCGCCTACCGCCCTGCCCGCGTGCTGCTGCAGGACTTTACCGGTGTTCCGGCGGTCGTTGATCTGGCCGCGATGCGCGATGCGATCATCAGCCTTGGCGGTGACGCGGAAAAGATCAACCCGCTCAACCCGGTGGATCTTGTCATTGACCACTCGGTGATGATCGACGAATTCGGCAACCCGCGCGCCTTTCAGATGAATGTGGACCGCGAATACGAGCGCAACATGGAGCGCTATACTTTCCTCAAGTGGGGTCAGAAAGCCTTTAACAACTTCCGCGTGGTGCCTCCCGGCACCGGTATCTGTCACCAGGTAAACCTTGAATATCTGGCGCAGACGGTCTGGACGGACACCGATCAGGACGGCAAAGAAGTGGCCTACCCCGACACGCTCGTGGGCACCGACAGCCACACCACGATGGTCAATGGCGCGGCCGTTCTGGGCTGGGGCGTGGGCGGTATTGAAGCCGAAGCCGCGATGCTCGGTCAGCCGATCTCCATGCTGATCCCTGAAGTCGTGGGCTTTGAGCTTACAGGCACCATGATGGAAGGCACCACCGGCACCGATCTGGTGCTTAAGGTTGTTGAGATGCTGCGCGAAAAGGGCGTGGTCAGCAAGTTTGTGGAATTCTTTGGCGAAGGTCTCGACCGTCTGCCGCTGGCTGACCGGGCGACCATTGCCAACATGGCGCCGGAATACGGGGCGACCTGTGGCTTTTTCCCGATCGACAAGGAGACACTGCGCTATCTTACCAACACCGGTCGTGACAAGGACCGCGTAGCGCTCGTGGAAGCCTATGCCAAGGCCAACGGCATGTGGCGCGATGAGAGCTATGCACCCGTCTATTCGGACACGCTGCACCTCGACATGAGCACTATTGTGCCGGCGATCTCGGGCCCGAAACGCCCGCAGGATTACATCGCCCTCACCGAAGCGGCTTCCGCTTTCGGCGCCTATATAAAAGGCCAGCGCCCCGAGCCTTCCGCCCGCGATAGCGAACAGGACGAGATGACAGCAGAGGGCGGCGCCCCTGCGCCACATCACATCCCCGGCGATATCGGCCATCACAATGTGGCCGCCGTGAAGGGGGAGGATTACAAGCTGCACGACGGCTCGATTGTGATCGCCTCGATCACCTCCTGCACCAATACATCCAACCCTTATGTGATGATCGGGGCTGGCCTTGTGGCGCGCAAAGCCCGCGAGCGTGGTCTGACACGCAAGCCCTGGGTCAAGACATCGCTGGCGCCGGGCAGCCAGGTTGTGTCCGCCTATCTCGAAGCGGCTGAGCTTCAGGAAGATCTGGATGCGATCGGTTTCAATCTTGTGGGCTATGGCTGCACCACCTGTATCGGTAACTCCGGTCCGATCCAGAAAGAGCTCTCGGATGCGATTGCCGAAGGTGATCTGATCGCGACCTCGGTGCTCTCGGGCAACCGCAACTTCGAAGGCCGGATCAGCCCGGACGTGCGCGCCAACTATCTGGCCTCCCCGCCGCTCGTCGTAGCCTATGCACTCGCCGGTGACATGAACATCGACATCGCCAAAGATCCGCTCGGTCAGGATCAGGATGGCAATGACGTCTATCTCAAAGATATCTGGCCCACCTCAAAGGAAATCGCTGATCTGGTCGAAGAGACAGTGACCCGCGACTCTTTCCAGGAAAAATACGCCGACGTCTTCAAAGGCGATGACAAATGGCGCGGCGTCGAGACCACGGACAGCAAGACCTACAACTGGCCGCCGACCTCGACCTATGTGCAGAACCCGCCCTATTTCAAAGACATGGGCAAAGAACCGGGCGTGATCACCAATATAGAGAACGCCAGCGTTCTGGCGATCCTCGGCGATATGATCACGACCGACCACATCTCTCCGGCCGGCTCGTTCAAGGATACAACACCCGCCGGCCAGTACCTGATCGAGCGTCAGGTGCCGCAGCGCGAGTTCAACTCCTATGGGTCGCGCCGGGGCAACCACGAGGTTATGATGCGCGGCACCTTCGCCAATATCCGCATCAAAAACGAGATGCTGGACAACGTTGAGGGCGGCTATACCAAGGGCCCCGACGGCGCGCAGACCTCAATCTATGATGCCGCGATGGCCTATCAGGATGCCGGCACGCCGCTGGTGATCTTCGGCGGTGAGCAGTATGGCGCGGGCTCCAGTCGTGACTGGGCAGCCAAGGGCACGGCCCTGCTGGGCGTAAAAGCGGTGATCGCCGAAAGCTTTGAGCGTATTCACCGCTCCAATCTGGTGGGCATGGGGGTCATTCCCTTTGAGTTCACTGGCGACGACACGCGTAAATCGCTCGGTCTGACCGGCGATGAGACCGTGTCGATTTCGGGTCTCGACACCATTAAGCCGCTGCAGGAAGTGCCCTGCACGATCGTGATGGGCGACGGCAGCAGCAGGGAAATCACGCTCAAATGCCGGATCGATACCGCGATCGAGATCGAATACATCGAGCACGGCGGCGTGCTGCACTACGTGCTGCGCAACCTCGCTCAGGCGGC